One genomic segment of Mycolicibacterium chubuense NBB4 includes these proteins:
- the map gene encoding type I methionyl aminopeptidase, with product MSVRTALRPGTVSPMRPVPKSIARPEYVGKPTAREGSEPWVQPPEVIEKMRVAGRIAAGALAEAGKAVEPGVTTDTLDRIAHEYMTDHGAYPSTLGYKGFPKSCCTSLNEIICHGIPDSTVIEDGDIVNIDVTAYIDGVHGDTNATFLAGNVSEEHRLLVERTHEATMRAIKAVRPGRALSVVGRVIEAYANRFGYTVVRDFTGHGIGTTFHNGLVVLHYDQPAVQTVLEPGMTFTIEPMINLGSLDYEIWDDDWTVATKDKKWTAQFEHTLVVTDSGAEILTQL from the coding sequence ATGTCTGTACGGACCGCCCTGCGTCCCGGCACGGTGTCACCGATGCGCCCGGTGCCCAAGTCGATCGCGCGCCCCGAGTACGTCGGCAAGCCGACCGCCCGGGAAGGCAGCGAACCGTGGGTGCAGCCGCCCGAGGTCATCGAGAAGATGCGGGTCGCGGGCCGGATCGCCGCCGGGGCACTCGCCGAGGCGGGCAAGGCCGTCGAGCCCGGCGTCACCACCGACACCCTCGACCGGATCGCCCACGAATACATGACCGACCACGGTGCGTACCCGTCGACGCTCGGCTACAAGGGCTTCCCGAAGTCGTGCTGCACCTCGCTGAACGAGATCATCTGCCACGGCATCCCGGACTCGACCGTCATCGAGGACGGCGACATCGTCAACATCGACGTCACCGCCTACATCGACGGCGTGCACGGTGACACCAACGCGACGTTTCTGGCCGGCAACGTCAGCGAGGAGCACCGCCTGCTCGTCGAGCGCACCCACGAGGCCACCATGCGCGCGATCAAGGCCGTCCGACCCGGGCGTGCGCTGTCGGTCGTCGGACGAGTCATCGAGGCCTACGCAAACCGTTTCGGATACACCGTCGTTCGCGATTTCACCGGCCACGGCATCGGCACCACGTTCCACAACGGCCTGGTGGTGCTGCACTACGACCAGCCCGCCGTACAGACGGTGCTGGAACCCGGCATGACGTTCACCATCGAACCGATGATCAATCTCGGCAGCCTGGACTACGAGATCTGGGACGACGACTGGACGGTGGCCACGAAGGACAAGAAGTGGACGGCGCAGTTCGAGCACACGCTCGTCGTCACCGACTCGGGAGCCGAGATCCTCACGCAGCTGTGA
- a CDS encoding PaaI family thioesterase, with translation MQVTPGHLFAQLDFRDVEDSDERLIIELDNRPDLVNRRGALQGGLVATLIDIAGGRLADRHVGPGQDVTTADMTVHFLAPVLEGPARAEATVVRAGRRLSIIAVDVTDVARDRLAARATLSFAVLDPR, from the coding sequence ATGCAGGTCACCCCGGGCCACTTGTTCGCCCAGCTGGACTTCCGCGACGTCGAGGACTCCGACGAGCGCCTGATCATCGAGCTCGACAACCGGCCTGACCTGGTCAACAGGCGCGGCGCCCTGCAGGGTGGCCTGGTGGCGACGCTGATCGACATCGCCGGCGGACGGCTGGCCGACCGTCATGTGGGGCCGGGGCAGGACGTCACGACCGCGGACATGACCGTGCACTTCCTGGCGCCGGTCCTCGAGGGGCCGGCGCGCGCCGAGGCCACCGTCGTGCGGGCAGGCCGGCGCTTGTCGATCATCGCCGTCGACGTCACCGACGTGGCCCGCGACCGGCTCGCCGCTCGGGCGACGCTGAGCTTCGCGGTGCTGGATCCCCGCTAG
- a CDS encoding penicillin-binding transpeptidase domain-containing protein has protein sequence MASLFSSASRAAGVVSVAALVISLAACTPRPNGPEPVAEQFFAALATGDTGAAAELADHPEDARTALNQAWAGLQASGLDATILSSKYAEDTGSVAYRYTWHLPKDRTWTYDGQLNMIRDEGRWEVRWSATGLHPRLGENQTFALRADPPPRASVNERGGTNILVPGYRYNFALDAKAAGADLMSTARVVADTLRRFDNTLDPQRLAEQASSTKGPMSLVTLRQADRDAVFGAIGALPGVVVTLQPEMVPTDEHFAPALVDQVKKTVADELDGNPGWRIVTVNQNGVDVDVLNEVPGQPAPSVTVSLDRAVQNAAQNAVDITGKQAMIVVIKPSTGEILAVAQNAAADRDGPIATMGLYPPGSTFKIVTAGAAIERDMATPNTLLGCPGHLDIGQRTVPNYGGFDLGTVPMSRAFASSCNTTFAELASRMPPRGLTQAASQYGIGPDYKIAGIDTVSGSVPPTVNLTERTEDGFGQGKVLVSPFGMALAAATVAAGHTPIPQLIEGRETEITGDRQPIPPEVVDNLRPMMRLVVTNGTAKDLQGAGDVRGKTGEAEFNGGSHSWFAGYRGDMAFSALIVGGGSSEWAVRMLKGMFDSLPPDYLG, from the coding sequence ATGGCATCACTGTTCTCATCAGCATCACGCGCGGCCGGAGTAGTCTCGGTCGCCGCCTTGGTCATCAGCCTGGCCGCGTGCACGCCGCGTCCCAATGGTCCCGAACCGGTGGCCGAGCAGTTCTTCGCGGCGCTGGCCACCGGCGACACCGGCGCGGCAGCCGAGCTCGCCGATCACCCCGAGGACGCCAGGACGGCGCTGAACCAGGCGTGGGCCGGGCTGCAGGCCAGCGGTCTGGACGCCACGATCCTCAGCTCCAAGTACGCCGAGGACACCGGCAGCGTCGCCTACCGCTACACCTGGCATCTGCCGAAGGACCGGACATGGACCTACGACGGCCAGCTCAACATGATCCGCGACGAGGGCCGCTGGGAAGTGCGATGGAGCGCCACCGGCCTGCACCCGCGGCTCGGGGAGAACCAGACCTTCGCGCTGCGCGCCGACCCGCCGCCCCGGGCGTCGGTCAACGAGCGCGGCGGCACCAACATCCTGGTGCCCGGCTATCGCTACAACTTCGCGCTCGATGCGAAGGCGGCCGGCGCTGACCTGATGTCGACCGCCCGCGTCGTCGCCGACACGCTGCGCCGGTTCGACAACACCCTGGACCCGCAGCGACTCGCCGAGCAGGCCAGCTCGACGAAGGGCCCGATGAGCCTGGTGACGCTGCGCCAGGCCGACCGCGACGCGGTCTTCGGCGCGATCGGCGCACTGCCCGGCGTCGTCGTCACCCTGCAGCCCGAGATGGTGCCCACCGACGAGCATTTCGCGCCCGCGCTGGTCGACCAGGTCAAGAAGACGGTGGCCGACGAGCTCGACGGCAATCCCGGATGGCGGATCGTCACGGTCAACCAGAACGGCGTCGACGTCGACGTGCTCAACGAGGTGCCCGGCCAGCCGGCGCCCTCGGTGACGGTCAGCCTCGACCGTGCGGTGCAGAACGCGGCGCAGAACGCCGTCGACATCACGGGCAAACAAGCCATGATCGTCGTCATCAAGCCGTCGACGGGCGAGATCCTGGCCGTCGCGCAGAACGCCGCCGCCGACCGGGACGGGCCGATCGCCACGATGGGCCTCTATCCGCCGGGCTCGACGTTCAAGATCGTCACCGCAGGCGCGGCCATCGAACGCGACATGGCCACGCCGAACACGCTTCTCGGCTGCCCCGGACACCTGGACATCGGTCAGCGCACCGTGCCCAACTACGGCGGCTTCGACTTGGGCACGGTCCCGATGTCGCGGGCGTTCGCCAGTTCCTGCAACACGACGTTCGCCGAGCTCGCCAGCAGGATGCCACCGCGCGGCCTGACGCAGGCCGCCTCGCAGTACGGGATCGGGCCGGACTACAAGATCGCCGGCATCGACACCGTCAGCGGGTCCGTGCCGCCCACGGTGAACCTCACCGAACGCACGGAGGACGGCTTCGGCCAGGGCAAGGTGCTGGTCAGCCCGTTCGGCATGGCGCTGGCCGCCGCCACGGTGGCCGCGGGCCACACGCCGATACCTCAGCTCATCGAGGGCCGCGAGACCGAGATCACCGGTGACCGCCAGCCCATTCCGCCGGAGGTCGTCGACAACCTGCGCCCGATGATGCGCCTCGTGGTCACCAACGGCACCGCCAAGGACCTCCAGGGCGCCGGCGACGTGCGCGGCAAGACCGGTGAGGCCGAGTTCAACGGCGGCTCGCACTCCTGGTTCGCCGGCTACCGCGGCGACATGGCCTTCTCGGCGCTCATCGTCGGCGGCGGCAGCTCGGAGTGGGCGGTCAGGATGCTCAAGGGAATGTTCGACTCCCTGCCGCCGGATTACCTGGGCTGA
- a CDS encoding DUF1707 SHOCT-like domain-containing protein — protein MTDINHGRPPADGIEMRISDADRNGTLRRLHNAVALGLIDIQEFEERSAMVSQARLPSDLDALIGDLPGPGALVTSAADRVELRGVFGSLKRQGEWVVPTRLALYRRMGSVELDLTRARFAGPIVIIELDMKLGGLDLRLPDGASASIDDVEVNIGSATDHRKDAPAEGNPHVILTGKVVGGSVDIRGPQKSWRIGLPLRRL, from the coding sequence ATGACCGATATCAACCACGGCCGGCCCCCCGCCGACGGGATCGAGATGCGGATCTCCGACGCGGACCGCAACGGCACCCTGCGCCGGTTGCACAACGCCGTCGCCCTCGGGCTGATCGACATCCAGGAGTTCGAGGAACGCTCGGCAATGGTGTCGCAGGCCCGTCTGCCCTCCGACCTCGATGCGCTCATCGGCGACCTGCCCGGCCCCGGCGCGCTCGTGACGTCGGCCGCCGACCGCGTGGAACTGCGCGGGGTGTTCGGCTCGCTGAAGCGCCAGGGCGAGTGGGTGGTGCCCACCCGGCTGGCCCTGTACCGGCGCATGGGATCGGTCGAACTCGACCTCACCCGCGCCCGGTTCGCGGGCCCGATCGTCATCATCGAGCTCGACATGAAGCTCGGCGGGCTCGACCTGCGGCTGCCCGACGGAGCCAGCGCGTCGATCGACGACGTCGAGGTCAACATCGGCAGCGCCACCGATCACCGCAAAGACGCTCCCGCGGAAGGCAATCCGCACGTGATCCTCACCGGCAAGGTGGTCGGCGGCTCGGTGGACATCCGCGGTCCGCAGAAGTCGTGGCGCATCGGTCTGCCGCTGCGTCGTCTTTAG